In Parasegetibacter sp. NRK P23, a single genomic region encodes these proteins:
- a CDS encoding DUF1501 domain-containing protein, which translates to MQKKPTDNIHEEALKLGMQFQTRKHFLKQCATGMGLFAFGSLLNGCDLFSGNTSSGIMDLSNPLAPKPPLFPGRAKSVIYLHMAGAPSQLELFDYKPDLMKLDGLDCPASLLEGKRFAFIRGVPKMLGPQASFQQRGQSGAWVSEHLPHFAGVADEVSFLKAVHTDQFNHAPAQLLMHTGSPRLGRPSIGAWATYGLGSVNSDLPGFVVLTSGGNNPDAGKSVWGSGFLPSVYQGVQCRSEGEPVLYLKDPHGVDREMRKASIDAINKVNQLEYEQFKDPEILSRIAQYEMAYKMQISVPEVMNINDEPAYIHEMYGTEPGKLSFANNVLLARKLVEKGVRFVQLFDWGWDAHGTDANLAIDVGMINKCRQIDKPITALLLDLKQRGLLDETLVVWGGEFGRTPMQENRNGKTLPFKGRDHHTEAFTMWMAGGGIKKGHTHGETDEIGYAPVSGRVSVFDVQATILNQLGFDHEKLTYPFQGRNFRLTDVEGEVIKQIIA; encoded by the coding sequence ATGCAAAAGAAACCAACGGATAATATTCATGAAGAAGCGCTGAAACTGGGAATGCAGTTTCAGACGAGAAAGCATTTCCTGAAGCAATGCGCCACGGGAATGGGGCTTTTCGCCTTCGGATCGCTCCTCAATGGTTGCGATCTTTTCTCCGGGAATACGTCGTCGGGTATCATGGACCTTTCCAACCCCCTCGCACCGAAACCGCCATTGTTTCCGGGCAGGGCCAAATCGGTGATCTACCTGCATATGGCCGGCGCTCCTTCCCAACTGGAACTCTTCGATTACAAGCCCGACCTTATGAAACTCGACGGATTGGATTGTCCCGCTTCTTTGCTGGAAGGAAAACGTTTTGCATTCATAAGAGGCGTGCCCAAAATGCTGGGTCCGCAGGCCAGTTTTCAGCAACGTGGACAAAGCGGCGCCTGGGTTTCAGAACACCTGCCTCATTTTGCCGGCGTGGCCGATGAAGTTTCCTTTCTGAAAGCAGTACATACCGATCAGTTCAACCACGCACCCGCCCAACTGCTGATGCATACGGGAAGTCCGAGGCTCGGCAGACCCAGCATCGGCGCCTGGGCCACCTATGGGTTAGGTTCTGTGAACAGCGACCTTCCGGGATTTGTGGTACTTACTTCCGGCGGTAACAATCCCGATGCCGGTAAAAGTGTTTGGGGCAGCGGTTTCCTGCCCTCCGTTTACCAGGGCGTGCAGTGTCGTTCGGAAGGAGAACCGGTGCTGTACCTGAAAGATCCGCATGGGGTGGACCGTGAAATGCGTAAGGCGTCAATCGATGCGATCAATAAAGTCAATCAACTGGAATACGAACAGTTCAAAGACCCCGAAATCCTTTCCCGGATCGCGCAGTATGAGATGGCCTATAAAATGCAGATATCCGTTCCTGAAGTGATGAACATCAATGATGAACCTGCATATATTCACGAAATGTATGGCACTGAGCCGGGAAAACTGTCTTTCGCCAACAATGTGCTCCTCGCCAGGAAGCTGGTGGAAAAAGGTGTGCGCTTCGTCCAGTTGTTTGATTGGGGATGGGATGCGCACGGCACCGATGCCAACCTCGCCATTGATGTGGGTATGATCAACAAGTGCCGCCAGATCGATAAACCCATCACCGCCCTGCTCCTCGACCTCAAACAAAGAGGACTGCTGGACGAAACACTGGTGGTATGGGGTGGAGAATTCGGCAGAACGCCCATGCAGGAAAACCGCAACGGCAAAACATTGCCCTTCAAAGGAAGGGACCACCACACCGAGGCCTTCACCATGTGGATGGCCGGAGGCGGCATCAAAAAAGGACATACCCATGGAGAAACGGACGAGATCGGTTATGCGCCGGTAAGCGGAAGGGTATCCGTGTTTGACGTGCAAGCCACCATCCTCAACCAGCTTGGCTTCGACCATGAAAAACTGACCTACCCCTTCCAGGGAAGAAACTTCCGGCTCACCGATGTGGAAGGAGAAGTGATCAAACAAATTATTGCCTGA
- the galA gene encoding beta-galactosidase GalA has product MRILSFLLSVLLAFAGFSQTNPRERRLLDDGWKFHFGHAGDPSKDFNYGIANLFAKTGRADKTPIEAKFNDREWKNVNLPHDWAVALPFVNVKNNDVLAHGYKPVGGLFPETSIGWYRKKFTVARADSSNRFSIQFDGIFRDAKIWLNGFYVGNNESGYVGETFDVTDYLHYDRENLLVLRVDATQYEGWFYEGAGIYRHVWLNKYHNTHIRENGVFVHAKHEGSNALVTVETELVNKALTPADVSVQVYITDRNGREMARSAAFPVALGILGTEKVEQNIPVNTPRLWSIEDPYLYRAIAVVKQEGKVIDSIKQRFGIRTVTIDANKGLFLNGKQVKLKGTNNHHDHAGIGTALPDAMHYYRIRRLKEMGSNAYRTSHNAPNPELLDACDSLGMLVMDEHRLLNSSPEYTSQLERLIRRDRNHPSVFMWSIGNEEGYVQTNSFGRRIGQSLLMLQQKLDPTRTSTYAADLANFRRGINEIIPVRGFNYRDSAVAAYHRDNPGQPIVGTEMGSTVTTRGIYKVDTVNAYVPDQDITSPWWASTAEEWWTLAAVNDYWMGGFIWTGFDYRGEPTPYEWPNINSHFGVMDVCGFPKNIYYYYKSWWSDEDVVHISPHWNWKGREGEPIEVWVNSNAEQVELFLNGKSFGKKDMPRNRHLKWMVPYKAGKLEAIGWRKGKKNKAVVETTSAPDKLVLQSEFTMLDQGENNTAVVNIHVIDAKGRTVPDVNELVTFTLSGPGKIIGVGNGDPSSHEPDQYSEGEVWKRKLFNGKCQVIVQVEKGVGKITLEAKSAGIKAGMISFEVK; this is encoded by the coding sequence ATGCGTATACTTAGTTTTCTACTCTCCGTTTTATTAGCTTTTGCTGGCTTTTCGCAAACGAATCCGCGGGAGCGCAGGCTTTTGGATGATGGGTGGAAATTCCATTTTGGGCATGCGGGTGATCCTTCGAAAGACTTTAATTATGGCATAGCCAACCTTTTTGCCAAAACAGGCAGGGCGGATAAAACGCCGATAGAGGCTAAGTTCAATGACAGGGAATGGAAAAATGTAAATCTTCCCCATGATTGGGCCGTAGCGCTTCCTTTCGTTAACGTAAAAAACAATGATGTACTGGCGCATGGTTACAAACCTGTTGGCGGGTTGTTTCCCGAAACCAGTATTGGTTGGTACAGGAAGAAGTTTACTGTTGCAAGAGCGGATTCCAGCAACAGGTTTTCCATTCAGTTTGATGGTATTTTCCGGGATGCGAAAATATGGCTGAACGGATTTTACGTAGGAAACAATGAAAGCGGATATGTGGGTGAAACTTTTGACGTAACGGATTACCTGCACTACGACCGCGAAAACCTGCTCGTGTTGCGCGTGGATGCCACACAATATGAAGGATGGTTTTATGAAGGCGCGGGTATTTACCGGCATGTATGGCTGAACAAATACCACAATACGCATATCCGTGAAAATGGCGTTTTCGTTCATGCAAAGCACGAAGGAAGCAATGCGCTTGTAACAGTGGAAACTGAACTGGTGAATAAAGCATTGACACCTGCAGATGTTTCAGTGCAGGTATACATCACGGACCGGAACGGCAGGGAAATGGCACGTTCCGCAGCTTTTCCGGTTGCCCTCGGAATACTTGGGACAGAAAAAGTTGAACAGAACATTCCGGTGAATACCCCCCGGTTATGGTCAATCGAAGATCCATATTTGTACCGTGCAATAGCCGTTGTGAAGCAGGAAGGAAAAGTGATCGATTCCATCAAACAAAGATTCGGTATCCGGACGGTCACCATTGACGCGAACAAAGGATTATTCCTGAACGGAAAGCAGGTGAAACTGAAGGGGACCAATAACCACCATGACCATGCCGGCATTGGGACAGCGCTTCCTGATGCCATGCACTACTACAGGATAAGGCGGTTAAAGGAAATGGGCTCCAATGCCTACCGTACTAGTCACAACGCGCCGAATCCTGAACTGCTGGATGCCTGCGACAGCCTGGGGATGCTGGTGATGGATGAACACCGTTTACTGAACAGCAGTCCGGAGTACACCAGCCAGTTGGAACGTTTGATCCGCCGCGACAGGAACCATCCCTCTGTTTTTATGTGGTCCATCGGAAATGAAGAAGGATATGTTCAAACCAATAGCTTCGGCAGAAGGATCGGACAATCGTTGCTGATGCTCCAACAAAAACTTGATCCCACACGCACCAGTACTTACGCGGCTGACCTTGCGAACTTCCGGCGGGGAATCAATGAGATAATTCCTGTTCGCGGGTTTAATTACAGGGATTCTGCTGTAGCGGCTTACCACAGAGATAATCCCGGCCAGCCAATTGTAGGAACGGAAATGGGGAGCACCGTTACCACACGTGGTATTTACAAGGTGGATACGGTGAATGCTTATGTGCCGGACCAGGACATCACTTCTCCCTGGTGGGCAAGTACAGCTGAAGAATGGTGGACGCTCGCCGCCGTGAATGATTACTGGATGGGGGGATTCATCTGGACAGGATTCGATTACCGGGGAGAACCCACGCCTTACGAATGGCCCAATATCAATTCCCATTTCGGCGTGATGGATGTGTGCGGCTTTCCTAAAAACATCTACTATTACTACAAATCCTGGTGGAGTGATGAAGATGTGGTACACATTTCCCCACACTGGAACTGGAAGGGAAGAGAAGGGGAGCCAATAGAAGTCTGGGTAAACTCAAATGCGGAACAGGTGGAACTTTTCCTGAACGGGAAAAGCTTTGGAAAAAAAGATATGCCCCGGAACCGGCATTTGAAATGGATGGTTCCCTACAAAGCTGGAAAGCTGGAAGCGATAGGATGGAGGAAGGGAAAAAAAAATAAGGCAGTGGTGGAAACAACCAGTGCGCCCGATAAACTCGTCCTTCAGTCGGAATTCACTATGTTAGATCAGGGCGAAAATAACACTGCTGTCGTTAATATTCATGTGATAGATGCAAAAGGAAGAACCGTGCCGGATGTGAATGAACTCGTCACTTTCACATTATCCGGCCCTGGTAAAATCATTGGAGTGGGCAATGGAGATCCAAGTAGTCATGAGCCGGACCAATATAGTGAAGGAGAAGTTTGGAAACGGAAGTTGTTCAATGGGAAATGTCAGGTGATTGTGCAGGTGGAAAAAGGAGTTGGAAAAATAACACTTGAGGCGAAATCGGCTGGTATAAAAGCAGGGATGATAAGTTTTGAGGTGAAGTGA
- a CDS encoding sugar phosphate isomerase/epimerase, which yields MSVSRRDFIAKSTVLGSGALLPSTLFSKDVPKIPSAVPLYVLATNWGFKGNWDQFCNAAKHSGYDGVEVWAPPENEKDAFLSAVRKYELKFAFLAGASESNFSKHLAQFEQNLAYAASMKPLFINCHSGRDYFPMEEGKKIYAHTKEVAQKTGIPIYHETHRSRLLFAAHIARNYLEAVPSLELTLDISHWCNVHESLLDDQPEAVALAIERTAHIHARIGHQEGPQVNDPRAPEWSRVVEKHFAWWDAVVAARTRKKAPFITFTTEFGPANYMPTLPYTKQEIGNQWEINAYMKDLLQKRYK from the coding sequence ATGTCCGTTTCCAGAAGAGATTTTATCGCGAAATCAACAGTGCTCGGCAGCGGTGCTTTGTTGCCTTCCACGCTTTTCTCAAAAGATGTCCCTAAAATTCCATCCGCCGTTCCATTGTATGTATTGGCTACCAACTGGGGCTTTAAAGGCAATTGGGACCAGTTTTGCAACGCGGCGAAGCACTCGGGCTACGATGGGGTGGAAGTGTGGGCGCCACCGGAAAATGAAAAAGATGCTTTTCTTTCAGCCGTCCGGAAATACGAATTGAAATTCGCTTTTCTCGCGGGCGCCTCTGAAAGCAATTTCAGTAAGCACCTGGCACAGTTTGAGCAGAACCTCGCTTATGCCGCTTCCATGAAACCATTGTTCATCAACTGCCACAGCGGAAGAGATTATTTCCCGATGGAAGAGGGCAAAAAGATTTATGCGCATACAAAGGAAGTCGCGCAAAAAACCGGTATCCCGATTTACCATGAAACGCACCGTTCCAGGTTGCTTTTCGCTGCGCACATTGCCCGGAACTACCTTGAAGCCGTTCCTTCCCTTGAATTGACATTAGATATCTCGCATTGGTGCAACGTGCACGAGTCGTTGCTCGACGACCAGCCGGAAGCGGTGGCGCTTGCAATAGAAAGAACGGCGCATATACATGCCCGTATCGGCCACCAGGAGGGGCCGCAGGTAAACGATCCACGCGCACCGGAATGGAGCAGGGTGGTGGAGAAACATTTTGCCTGGTGGGATGCCGTTGTAGCGGCACGGACCAGGAAAAAAGCACCCTTCATCACGTTCACCACGGAGTTTGGCCCGGCCAATTATATGCCCACGCTTCCTTATACCAAACAGGAAATCGGCAACCAATGGGAGATCAACGCTTACATGAAGGACCTCTTGCAAAAAAGGTATAAATAG
- a CDS encoding c-type cytochrome domain-containing protein, with protein MNNSLVFIGRFHPLLVHLPIGILLLAVFFQFLALRPRFKPLRAALPLTWLVGAAGAVLSCISGYLLSQSGGYDETTLSLHQWLGIATAALAVGGYWLSKTGRAQKWQLVTGGLILLLLTGAGHYGGTLTHGADFLMAAVSETGEDAPKPIADINEAIAYADVIEPIFQRKCTSCHNAGKKKGGLQLHTPELLMKGGKTGAALVAGDVEKSELIRRVLLPVSDEKHMAPKGKPQITEQELKLLLWWIREGASFTAKVKALKADEKEQALLTALQGETGDVQESKNVPDKDIPTSTVPQAPEEDIEAIKKTGALLMPVSTSGNYLSLRCLNAPEFGDVEVKLLAPLSQQLVFVYFNGSRITDAGLKTMPVLPNLVRLGLEHTAITDAGLKALTRFPSLKYINLHGTKVSAKGLLALKGLPSLREITVFQTNVSQEEVQALHKEFPGVKIEVGGYILPKLASDTERLSAPYKKE; from the coding sequence TTGAACAACAGCCTCGTTTTTATAGGAAGGTTCCATCCTTTGCTGGTCCATTTACCCATTGGCATATTACTGCTGGCGGTGTTCTTCCAGTTCCTGGCCCTGCGTCCGCGTTTCAAACCGCTGCGTGCAGCGCTTCCGCTGACCTGGCTCGTTGGAGCGGCAGGCGCTGTTCTTTCCTGTATTTCCGGCTATCTGCTATCCCAAAGTGGCGGTTATGATGAAACCACACTTTCTTTGCACCAGTGGCTCGGAATTGCCACGGCTGCATTGGCGGTAGGGGGATATTGGCTGAGCAAAACCGGTCGGGCACAGAAATGGCAGTTGGTAACAGGCGGGCTTATACTCCTGCTGCTGACAGGCGCGGGGCATTATGGCGGAACGCTCACACATGGCGCGGATTTTCTAATGGCAGCGGTTTCTGAAACCGGTGAAGATGCTCCTAAACCTATAGCAGACATCAACGAAGCCATTGCATATGCTGATGTGATTGAACCCATATTTCAACGAAAATGTACCAGTTGCCACAATGCGGGTAAAAAGAAAGGCGGCCTTCAGTTACATACACCGGAACTACTGATGAAAGGTGGAAAAACAGGTGCCGCATTGGTTGCCGGGGATGTGGAAAAAAGCGAACTCATCCGGCGCGTATTGCTTCCGGTGAGTGATGAAAAACACATGGCGCCCAAAGGAAAACCACAAATCACGGAGCAGGAACTGAAGTTGCTGTTGTGGTGGATCAGGGAAGGTGCTTCTTTCACCGCGAAAGTGAAAGCATTGAAGGCGGATGAAAAAGAACAGGCTTTGCTAACGGCATTGCAGGGAGAAACCGGGGACGTGCAGGAATCGAAAAATGTTCCGGACAAAGATATTCCAACCTCAACCGTGCCGCAGGCTCCGGAAGAAGATATAGAGGCAATAAAAAAGACGGGCGCTTTATTGATGCCGGTTTCCACATCAGGTAATTATCTTTCGCTGCGTTGCCTGAACGCGCCGGAATTTGGTGATGTGGAAGTGAAGTTGCTTGCGCCATTATCGCAACAACTCGTATTTGTTTATTTCAACGGGTCACGGATTACCGATGCCGGATTGAAAACGATGCCTGTGCTGCCCAACCTGGTAAGGTTAGGCCTGGAACATACTGCGATTACAGATGCGGGGTTGAAAGCACTCACCAGGTTTCCATCGTTGAAATACATCAATTTGCACGGTACAAAAGTTTCTGCAAAAGGCCTGCTGGCTTTAAAGGGACTGCCATCGCTCCGTGAAATAACGGTATTCCAGACAAATGTTTCGCAGGAAGAGGTGCAGGCGCTTCATAAAGAATTTCCTGGCGTTAAGATAGAGGTAGGTGGTTATATACTTCCCAAACTCGCATCAGACACGGAACGGCTATCTGCACCTTATAAAAAAGAATAG